The following are from one region of the Candidatus Alcyoniella australis genome:
- a CDS encoding P1 family peptidase, translated as MPINRRIPLPGLTIGNAQDQSALTGVTVMLTVDGAVAGMDVRGFAAGTRQCDSLDVLHVVQRVHGLCFAGGSAFGTGASTGVLDYLAEREIGQNTVYAQVPIVPCAVVFDLGLGDARARPTPQMARQACESASADYQVGAIGAGTGIAVGKYLGIEQAMKSGIGSASVESGELIVFALAVVNAFGCVYDPTGCRPVAGARDPQSPGEIFTPDRLAYDADSRLGPVENTVLVAVFTNAALDKIEANRVARMAQAGMARCVVPAWSPYDGDIVFALSLGQVSADQTRVGVLAADAVSGAIIDAVRSAPSGGGLISATEFGSA; from the coding sequence ATGCCGATCAACCGCCGCATACCGCTCCCCGGACTCACCATTGGAAACGCTCAGGACCAATCCGCACTGACGGGCGTCACGGTGATGCTGACCGTTGATGGGGCAGTGGCCGGAATGGACGTGCGCGGGTTTGCCGCGGGCACGCGCCAGTGCGACTCGTTGGACGTGCTGCACGTGGTCCAGCGCGTGCACGGCCTGTGCTTTGCCGGCGGCAGCGCCTTTGGCACCGGCGCCTCGACCGGCGTGCTCGACTATCTGGCCGAGCGCGAGATCGGCCAGAACACGGTCTACGCCCAGGTGCCGATCGTGCCCTGCGCCGTGGTCTTCGACCTGGGGTTGGGCGACGCGCGGGCGCGGCCCACTCCGCAGATGGCGCGTCAAGCGTGCGAGTCCGCGTCCGCGGATTATCAGGTCGGCGCAATCGGCGCGGGGACCGGCATTGCCGTGGGCAAGTACCTGGGTATCGAGCAGGCGATGAAATCGGGGATCGGCTCGGCGAGCGTGGAATCCGGCGAGCTGATCGTCTTCGCCCTGGCCGTGGTCAACGCCTTTGGCTGCGTCTACGACCCGACCGGCTGCCGACCCGTTGCCGGCGCGCGCGACCCGCAAAGCCCGGGCGAGATATTCACTCCGGACCGACTGGCCTATGACGCGGATTCGCGCCTGGGGCCGGTCGAGAACACGGTGCTGGTCGCGGTGTTCACCAACGCAGCGCTGGACAAGATCGAGGCCAACCGCGTGGCGCGCATGGCCCAGGCCGGTATGGCGCGTTGTGTGGTCCCGGCCTGGAGCCCCTACGACGGCGACATCGTTTTTGCCCTGTCCCTGGGCCAGGTGAGCGCCGACCAGACGCGGGTCGGAGTGCTGGCCGCCGACGCGGTATCCGGGGCGATTATCGACGCGGTGCGCAGCGCGCCCAGCGGCGGCGGGCTGATCAGCGCCACTGAATTCGGGAGCGCATAA
- a CDS encoding M23 family metallopeptidase: protein MKFKSVLALIAILVVVAAVIHLSHKREQLLVQQDLHEQHAALARLVELPERPQQIKGETVTVERDQTVYQILLDRGVTATEIHALLGAASEHYDLAKVRVGDKLLLDVQGEPARLMSLVYEPDDERTLIVSRNDEGFVAQMREMELDVLLTPYSFKVENSLWWDAKQSGLDDRTTGNLIEIFEYDIDFFMEQQPGDDYTLLLEHKYDHGRFYKYGGIVSAVAVVHDEPHSAVSWTDPQGKAGWYNLAGEGLRRAFLKAPLNYRRISSGYTMHRKHPILGIVRPHQGIDYAAPTGTPVRAVADGTVVFAGRKGGYGRYVEIRHINNYNTCYAHLSKYGRGVKRGVRVKQGQVIGYVGSSGMSTGPHLDFRMKKNGHFVNPLREKLPSTEPLKPEYLTQFQQYARERMAQMNLDQNAQPLTPPSGRSVEVAEQPVVANEPTPQPDAAEQGLPTNPHDSGATGGE, encoded by the coding sequence GTGAAGTTCAAATCGGTTTTGGCGCTGATCGCCATCCTGGTGGTGGTCGCAGCGGTGATCCACCTGTCGCACAAGCGCGAGCAGCTGCTTGTGCAACAGGATCTGCACGAGCAGCACGCGGCCCTGGCGCGGCTGGTCGAACTGCCCGAACGGCCGCAGCAGATCAAGGGTGAGACGGTGACGGTCGAGCGCGATCAGACCGTGTACCAGATCCTGCTCGACAGGGGAGTGACCGCGACCGAGATCCACGCTCTGCTCGGCGCCGCATCCGAGCACTACGATCTGGCTAAAGTCCGCGTGGGCGATAAGCTGCTGCTCGACGTTCAGGGCGAGCCCGCACGGCTGATGAGCCTGGTCTACGAGCCCGACGACGAGCGCACGCTGATCGTAAGCCGCAATGACGAGGGATTCGTCGCGCAGATGCGCGAGATGGAACTCGACGTGCTGCTCACCCCCTACAGCTTCAAGGTCGAGAACAGTTTGTGGTGGGACGCCAAGCAATCGGGGCTGGACGACCGCACCACCGGCAACCTGATCGAGATCTTCGAGTACGACATCGACTTTTTCATGGAGCAACAACCGGGCGATGACTACACGCTGTTGCTCGAGCACAAGTACGATCACGGACGATTCTACAAGTACGGCGGGATTGTCTCGGCGGTGGCCGTGGTGCACGACGAGCCGCACTCCGCGGTGTCTTGGACCGACCCCCAGGGCAAGGCCGGCTGGTACAACCTCGCGGGCGAGGGTCTGCGCCGGGCGTTCCTCAAGGCTCCGCTGAACTATCGCCGGATCAGCTCGGGCTACACCATGCATCGCAAGCATCCGATTTTGGGCATCGTGCGGCCGCATCAGGGGATCGACTACGCCGCACCCACCGGCACGCCGGTGCGCGCGGTGGCCGACGGCACCGTGGTCTTTGCCGGGCGCAAGGGCGGCTACGGCAGGTACGTCGAGATCCGGCACATCAACAACTACAACACCTGCTATGCCCACCTGAGCAAGTACGGACGCGGGGTCAAGCGCGGCGTGCGCGTCAAACAGGGGCAGGTGATCGGCTACGTGGGCTCCAGCGGAATGTCCACCGGGCCGCACCTGGACTTCCGCATGAAGAAGAACGGGCACTTCGTCAATCCATTGCGCGAGAAGCTGCCCTCGACCGAGCCGCTCAAGCCCGAATATTTGACGCAGTTCCAGCAGTACGCGCGCGAGCGCATGGCGCAGATGAACCTCGATCAAAACGCACAGCCCCTGACGCCGCCGTCCGGACGGAGCGTTGAGGTCGCGGAGCAGCCCGTTGTTGCGAACGAGCCCACGCCGCAGCCCGATGCAGCGGAGCAAGGGCTGCCGACCAACCCCCACGACTCGGGCGCCACAGGAGGCGAGTGA
- a CDS encoding phosphatidylglycerophosphatase A, with the protein MNAKERMLYFIATGAGLGEAPIISGTFGTLAGIPVWIIFYQLGWPLYALSTIALLFIGVLAAAWAEGHFGKKDAGQIVIDEVVGFLVTMLLAPFTLRAAIYGFLLFRFFDIVKPFPARRIDKRLGGGWGVMLDDVFAGLYAGIAMQLLLCAGWI; encoded by the coding sequence ATGAACGCCAAAGAACGCATGCTGTACTTCATTGCCACCGGCGCGGGCCTGGGCGAGGCGCCGATCATCAGCGGCACTTTCGGCACGCTGGCCGGCATCCCGGTTTGGATCATTTTCTATCAGCTGGGATGGCCGCTGTACGCCCTGAGCACGATCGCGCTGCTGTTCATCGGCGTGCTCGCCGCAGCCTGGGCCGAGGGACATTTCGGCAAGAAGGACGCGGGCCAGATCGTGATCGACGAGGTGGTCGGATTCCTAGTGACGATGCTGCTCGCGCCGTTTACTTTGCGCGCGGCGATATACGGTTTTCTGCTGTTCCGCTTTTTCGACATCGTCAAACCGTTTCCAGCACGGCGTATCGACAAACGGCTCGGCGGCGGCTGGGGCGTGATGCTCGACGACGTGTTCGCCGGGCTCTACGCCGGCATCGCCATGCAGCTGCTGCTCTGCGCCGGATGGATCTAA
- a CDS encoding competence/damage-inducible protein A → MGPRAVLIATGAELVAGKTRDADSPLIAQALSSRGVAIERVELVGDDSGAITAAVLRAAREVELVVVTGGLGPTEDDLTSSAVAQAAGLELELDEQLLAQLEQRFSAMGFVMPRSNVKQAQLPQGAIVLPNSKGTAPGFIVAVAQAQVAVLPGPPFECAAMLENELLPRLYELLDLGPPIELRLLRTFGMTESGLSDLLRKNPYQGDVELGYKAGFPEILLTLRAAGHGALDELDECERHVRSVVGRYVYAAGEAALPEVVTRMLIERGQTLALAESCTGGLIAKLITDLPGSSAVFMRGAVTYTNRSKVEMLDVPLELIEEHGAVSEPVALAMARGIREQADADFGIGVTGIAGPEGGSEDKPVGTVWISLSTPDQSWAWKQRFPWDRARVRMVSAWSALERLRRQMLGIQESDS, encoded by the coding sequence GTGGGCCCGCGAGCGGTACTGATCGCCACCGGGGCCGAACTGGTCGCGGGTAAGACCCGCGACGCGGACTCGCCGCTTATCGCTCAGGCGCTCTCCAGCCGGGGAGTGGCAATCGAGCGCGTGGAGCTGGTGGGCGACGATTCCGGGGCGATTACGGCCGCGGTACTGCGCGCGGCGCGCGAGGTCGAGCTGGTGGTGGTCACCGGCGGGCTGGGGCCCACCGAGGACGATCTGACCAGCAGCGCAGTGGCCCAGGCCGCGGGTCTCGAACTGGAGCTCGACGAGCAGCTCCTAGCGCAGCTCGAACAACGCTTCTCCGCGATGGGCTTTGTCATGCCGCGCAGCAACGTCAAGCAGGCCCAGTTGCCGCAGGGCGCGATTGTGCTGCCCAACTCCAAGGGCACGGCCCCGGGATTTATCGTTGCGGTCGCCCAAGCGCAGGTGGCGGTGCTGCCCGGGCCGCCGTTCGAGTGCGCAGCGATGCTCGAGAACGAGCTACTGCCGCGGCTATATGAACTGCTCGATCTCGGGCCGCCGATCGAGCTGCGACTGCTGCGTACCTTCGGTATGACCGAGTCCGGGCTCTCGGATCTGCTGCGTAAAAATCCTTACCAAGGGGACGTGGAGCTGGGGTACAAGGCCGGGTTCCCCGAGATCCTGCTGACCCTGCGCGCCGCGGGCCACGGTGCGCTGGACGAGCTCGACGAGTGCGAGCGCCACGTGCGCTCGGTGGTCGGCCGCTACGTTTACGCGGCGGGCGAGGCTGCGTTGCCCGAGGTCGTAACCCGGATGCTGATCGAGCGCGGCCAGACCCTGGCGCTGGCCGAGAGCTGCACCGGCGGGCTGATCGCCAAGCTGATCACCGACCTGCCGGGAAGCTCGGCGGTCTTCATGCGCGGCGCGGTGACCTATACCAACCGCTCTAAGGTCGAGATGCTCGACGTGCCGCTGGAGTTGATCGAGGAGCACGGCGCGGTGAGCGAGCCGGTGGCTTTGGCCATGGCGCGCGGCATCCGCGAGCAGGCCGACGCGGACTTCGGCATCGGCGTGACCGGCATCGCCGGACCCGAGGGCGGCAGCGAGGATAAGCCCGTGGGCACGGTCTGGATCAGCCTGTCTACGCCGGACCAATCTTGGGCCTGGAAGCAGCGCTTCCCCTGGGATCGCGCGCGGGTGCGAATGGTCAGCGCCTGGTCCGCCCTCGAACGATTGCGCAGGCAGATGCTCGGAATCCAGGAGAGCGATTCTTGA
- the thpR gene encoding RNA 2',3'-cyclic phosphodiesterase: protein MTQRRLFVAIPLDDDLRSRLEQAQNNLARSNADLRWTRPGSIHLTLKFLGDTHERLVPDISAELEQCVAAHRGRTLRVKGLGAFPDLRRPRVIWAGLEGDLDALCAVQRDVEQRLARLGFEPERRGFSPHLTLGRVRSPRRLGELIKAVEAGSQADLGVLEARRIVLYQSQLLPGGARYTCLARYKMA from the coding sequence TTGACGCAACGGCGGCTGTTCGTGGCGATCCCCCTTGACGACGATTTGCGCTCACGCCTGGAACAAGCCCAGAACAACCTGGCCCGGAGCAATGCTGATCTGCGTTGGACCAGGCCCGGGTCGATCCACCTTACTCTCAAGTTTCTCGGCGATACCCACGAGCGGCTGGTTCCCGATATCAGCGCTGAGCTCGAGCAGTGCGTTGCTGCGCATCGCGGTCGGACCCTGCGGGTCAAGGGATTGGGCGCTTTCCCCGATCTGCGGCGGCCGCGGGTGATCTGGGCCGGGCTCGAGGGCGACCTAGACGCGCTGTGCGCCGTGCAACGGGACGTGGAGCAGCGCCTGGCGCGCCTGGGGTTTGAACCGGAGCGACGCGGGTTCTCGCCGCACCTGACTTTGGGTCGGGTGCGTTCTCCCCGACGACTGGGCGAGCTGATCAAAGCGGTCGAGGCGGGCTCGCAGGCCGATCTGGGGGTGCTCGAGGCGCGGCGGATCGTGCTCTATCAAAGCCAGCTGCTGCCCGGCGGTGCGCGCTACACTTGTCTTGCCCGCTACAAGATGGCGTGA
- the recA gene encoding recombinase RecA yields the protein MAKESKQLGDKKNSALDTAITQIERQFGKGSIMRLGDSQAVVPIKSISTGSLGLDVALGIGGVPRGRVVEIYGPESSGKTTLALHVVAEAQRTGGVAAFIDAEHALDVSYARRLGVHTQDLLLSQPDNGEQALEIAEVLVRSSAVDIVVIDSVAALTPKAEIEGDMGDIHVGLQARLMSQALRKLTAVIARSTTTLMFINQIRMKIGVMFGNPETTPGGNALKFYSSVRLDIRRIGMIKSGQEVLGSRARVKVVKNKLAPPFRDAEFDIIYGLGISKTGELIDLGVANGLVDKSGTWYSYGEHRIGQGREKAREFLLSNPDIAFELENKLRLVYEIEPLGKEAVREAPAEPEAPAEPEAPAEPEK from the coding sequence ATGGCTAAGGAATCGAAGCAGTTGGGCGACAAGAAGAATTCCGCTCTGGATACGGCGATCACCCAGATCGAACGCCAGTTCGGCAAGGGCTCGATCATGCGTCTGGGGGACAGCCAGGCGGTGGTGCCGATCAAGTCGATCTCTACCGGATCGCTGGGCCTGGACGTTGCCTTGGGCATCGGCGGGGTGCCACGGGGGCGTGTGGTCGAGATCTACGGCCCCGAGTCCTCGGGCAAGACCACCTTGGCGCTGCACGTGGTGGCCGAGGCTCAGCGCACCGGCGGCGTGGCGGCGTTCATCGACGCCGAGCACGCCCTGGACGTCTCCTACGCGCGCAGGCTGGGCGTCCACACCCAGGATCTGCTGCTCAGCCAGCCGGACAACGGCGAACAGGCGCTGGAGATCGCCGAGGTCTTGGTGCGCTCCAGCGCGGTGGACATCGTGGTCATCGACTCGGTGGCCGCCCTGACTCCCAAAGCCGAAATCGAAGGCGACATGGGAGACATCCACGTCGGGCTGCAGGCGCGGCTGATGTCCCAGGCCCTGCGCAAACTGACCGCGGTCATCGCGCGCTCGACCACGACGTTAATGTTCATCAACCAGATCCGGATGAAGATCGGCGTGATGTTCGGCAACCCGGAGACCACGCCGGGCGGCAATGCGCTCAAATTTTATTCCTCGGTGCGCCTCGACATCAGACGCATCGGGATGATCAAGTCCGGTCAGGAGGTGCTCGGTTCTCGCGCGCGGGTCAAGGTGGTTAAAAACAAGCTGGCCCCGCCGTTCCGCGACGCCGAGTTCGACATCATCTACGGCCTGGGGATCAGCAAGACCGGCGAGCTGATCGACCTGGGTGTGGCCAACGGCCTGGTCGACAAGAGCGGCACCTGGTACTCCTACGGTGAGCACCGCATCGGCCAGGGGCGCGAGAAAGCCCGGGAATTTTTACTGAGCAACCCGGACATTGCCTTCGAGCTGGAGAACAAGCTGCGCCTGGTCTACGAGATTGAGCCGCTGGGCAAAGAGGCCGTGCGCGAGGCGCCGGCCGAACCCGAGGCGCCGGCCGAGCCCGAGGCGCCGGCCGAGCCCGAAAAATAA
- a CDS encoding type IV pilus twitching motility protein PilT — MELNDILKIAVEKGASDVHLKPGMPPVFRVDGKLVQHPKTQRLTPQQISAMAKVMMSERQVQRFRENCEVDLAYSVPGVGRFRTNVFQQRGTVAISMRLIPFQVAAFSQLGLPKTLEKISMEGRGLVLVAGTTGSGKSTTLASMVQHINENRTCHIITIEDPIEFLLRDKKSIISQREIGFDTLNFVDSLRSALRQDPDVILVGEMRDMETIQTALMAAETGHLVLSTVHTMDAMETVNRIISFFAAYQQEEIRFQLASVLKAVICQRLIPRMDGKGRVPAVEVLVSTARVRDCIRDRKKTPELNDTMAQGYSTYGMQTFDMALMDLYMRRMITREEALANSSNPGDFEMRVSGVTTGDDSNYDEVAEKGDMVIERFQK; from the coding sequence ATGGAGCTCAACGATATCCTCAAAATCGCCGTGGAGAAGGGCGCCAGCGACGTGCACTTGAAGCCGGGCATGCCGCCGGTGTTCCGCGTCGACGGCAAGCTGGTTCAGCATCCCAAGACGCAGCGGCTGACACCGCAGCAGATCTCGGCGATGGCCAAGGTGATGATGTCCGAGCGTCAGGTGCAGCGTTTCCGCGAGAACTGCGAGGTCGACCTGGCCTACTCGGTGCCCGGCGTGGGGCGTTTCCGCACCAACGTTTTCCAACAGCGCGGGACCGTGGCGATCAGTATGCGGCTGATTCCGTTTCAGGTCGCTGCGTTTTCCCAGCTCGGATTGCCCAAGACGTTGGAGAAGATCTCGATGGAGGGCCGCGGCCTGGTGCTGGTCGCCGGCACTACCGGCTCGGGCAAGAGCACGACCCTGGCGTCGATGGTGCAGCACATCAACGAGAACCGCACCTGCCACATCATCACCATCGAGGACCCGATCGAGTTCCTGCTGCGCGACAAGAAGAGCATCATCTCCCAGCGCGAGATCGGCTTCGACACGCTGAACTTCGTCGACTCGCTACGCAGCGCCCTGCGCCAGGATCCGGACGTGATTCTCGTGGGCGAGATGCGCGACATGGAGACGATCCAGACCGCGCTGATGGCCGCCGAGACCGGCCACCTGGTGCTCTCCACCGTGCACACGATGGACGCGATGGAGACGGTCAACCGCATCATCTCGTTCTTTGCGGCGTACCAGCAGGAGGAGATCCGCTTCCAACTCGCCTCGGTGCTCAAGGCTGTAATCTGCCAGCGGCTGATTCCGCGGATGGACGGCAAGGGGCGCGTTCCGGCGGTTGAGGTGCTGGTCTCCACCGCGCGCGTGCGCGACTGCATCCGCGACCGGAAGAAGACCCCCGAGCTCAACGACACGATGGCCCAGGGCTACTCGACCTATGGCATGCAGACTTTCGACATGGCGCTGATGGACCTGTACATGCGGCGCATGATCACCCGCGAGGAGGCGTTGGCCAACAGCAGCAACCCCGGCGATTTCGAGATGCGCGTCTCCGGCGTCACCACCGGC